One Brachybacterium kimchii genomic window carries:
- a CDS encoding AAA family ATPase, with amino-acid sequence MPDHSPALTLFHGPPGAGKTTLARRLEADGVGLRISTDDWQDALGVDLTDDDFHERLQRHLYAHALTLLERGVDVILEDGLWMRDERTRTFTDARARGARIHWHVFDVGREELLRRLAERAGARAAGAVPIPPKELDRILELVEPPTPEELAAVDAVTVHR; translated from the coding sequence GTGCCCGACCACTCCCCCGCGCTCACCCTGTTCCACGGCCCGCCCGGTGCGGGCAAGACGACGCTCGCCCGGCGCCTCGAGGCCGACGGCGTCGGCCTGCGGATCTCGACCGACGACTGGCAGGACGCACTCGGAGTCGACCTCACCGATGACGACTTCCACGAGCGGCTGCAGCGGCATCTCTACGCCCACGCGCTCACGCTGCTCGAGCGCGGGGTCGACGTGATCCTCGAGGACGGCCTCTGGATGCGCGACGAGCGCACTCGCACGTTCACCGACGCCCGGGCCCGTGGCGCACGCATCCACTGGCACGTCTTCGACGTCGGCCGCGAGGAGCTGCTGCGACGGCTCGCCGAGCGCGCTGGGGCCCGAGCCGCGGGCGCGGTCCCCATCCCGCCGAAAGAGCTCGACCGCATCCTGGAGCTCGTCGAGCCGCCCACACCCGAGGAGCTCGCCGCGGTCGACGCGGTCACAGTGCATCGCTGA
- a CDS encoding PadR family transcriptional regulator: MTDLPDVPPEHPSTEPSWPPMWVRALLPTAILASLDGTPLHGYAIAQALGARGFGVPRGGSLYPALAKLEEAGAIEAAWTPGASGPARRQYTLTGAGRDRLARERTQLTDLAEALRPDDTVATSAPATASHIEPARSDPAPAAASTGGTDDHRR; this comes from the coding sequence ATGACGGATCTACCGGACGTCCCACCCGAGCACCCGAGCACCGAGCCCTCGTGGCCGCCGATGTGGGTGCGCGCGCTGCTGCCCACGGCGATCCTCGCGAGCCTGGACGGGACTCCTCTCCACGGCTACGCGATCGCCCAGGCGCTCGGCGCTCGGGGCTTCGGAGTCCCGCGCGGCGGATCGCTGTACCCGGCCCTGGCGAAGCTCGAGGAGGCGGGGGCGATCGAGGCGGCCTGGACGCCGGGCGCCTCGGGGCCCGCGCGCCGCCAGTACACGCTCACCGGCGCGGGTCGCGACCGGCTCGCACGCGAACGCACCCAGCTCACGGACCTCGCCGAGGCACTCCGACCCGACGACACTGTCGCCACCTCCGCACCCGCCACCGCCTCGCACATCGAGCCCGCACGCTCCGACCCCGCACCCGCCGCCGCATCGACAGGAGGAACCGATGACCACCGCCGATGA